In a single window of the Grus americana isolate bGruAme1 chromosome 31, bGruAme1.mat, whole genome shotgun sequence genome:
- the FMNL3 gene encoding formin-like protein 3 isoform X5 has product MGNVESADGEALPRGPGAAAAAAPGSPGLLAPGKMPMPEPCELEERFALVLSSMNLPPDKARLLRQYDNEKKWDLICDQERFQVKSPPHAYIQKLHSFLEPGVTRKKFRRRVQESTKVLRELEISLRTNHIGWVREFLNDENKGLDVLVNYLSFAQCAVIYGTLPSRRALKNSRLVSQKDDVHLCIMCLRAIMNYQYGFNLVMSHPHAVNEIALSLNNKNPRTKALVLELLAAVCLVRGGHEIILAAFDNFKEVCKEKHRFERLMDYFRNEDSSIDFMVACMQFINIVVHSVEDMNFRVHLQYEFTKLGLEEFLQKSRHTESEKLQVQIQAYLDNVFDVGGLLEDAETKNVALEKVEELEEHLSHLTEKLLDLENENMMRVAELEKQLLQREKELEVVKETYEHTSHQVHTLRRMIKEKDEAFRRRYGAELPPVPGAELPPPPEPEPPEEALRVPVLPPVEAAPPPPPPPPPLPPPAPPLPGKCPPAPPLPGASPSIALTVGLSAIRIKKPIKTKFRLPVFNWTALKPNQISGTVFSELDDERVLEDLDLERFEELFKTKAQGPALDLVCAKSKASQKAASKVTLLEANRAKNLAITLRKAGRGTEEICRAIHTFDLATLPVDFVECLMRFLPTEAEVKALRQYERERKPLEELADEDRFMLQFSKVERLPQRMAIMAFLGNFAENLQMLTPQLNAIIAASASVKSSQKLKHMLEIILALGNYMNSSKRGAVYGFKLQSLDLLLDTKSTDRKMTLLHFIALTVREKYPELATFWQELHFVEKASAVSLENVLLDVKELGRGMELLRRECGLHENSVLRAFLATSEGKLERLQKDARTAEDAYNTVVRYFGESPKTTPPSVFFPVFVRFIRSYKDAEQENETRKKQEEVMREKLLAQEAKKQEKRNKWQQQELIAELRRRQAKDHRPVYEGKDGTIEDIITALKSVPFTARTAKRGSRFFCDPSHHDESSC; this is encoded by the exons ATGGGGAACGTGGAGAGCGCGGACGGGGAGGCGCTGCCCCGGGGCCcaggcgcggcggcggcggcggccccggggagccccgggcTGCTCGCCCCGGGCAAGATGCCGATGCCGGAGCCCTGCGAGCTGGAGGAACGCTTCGCCTTGGTGCTG agCTCCATGAACCTGCCCCCGGACAAAGCCCGGCTCCTGCGCCAGTACGACAACGAGAAGAAGTGGGACCTCATCTGCGACCag gAGCGGTTCCAGGTGAAGAGCCCCCCCCACGCCTACATCCAGAAGCTGCACAGCTTCCTGGAGCCGGGGGTCACGCGGaag AAGTTCAGGAGGAGGGTGCAGGAGTCGACCAAGGTCCTGCGCGAGCTGGAGATCAGCCTGAGGACAAACCACATCGG GTGGGTGCGCGAGTTCCTCAACGATGAGAACAAGGGGCTGGACGTGCTGGTGAACTACCTGTCCTTCGCCCAGTGCGCCGTCAT CTACGGCACGCTGCCGAGCCGCAGGGCGCTGAAGAACTCGCGCCTGGTGAGCCAGAAGGATGACGTCCACCTCTGCATCATGTGTCTCCGGGCCATCATGAACTACCAG TACGGCTTCAACCTGGTGATGTCACATCCCCACGCCGTCAATGAGATCGCCCTGAGCCTCAATAACAAGAACCCGag GACGAAGGCgctggtgctggagctgctggcagccgtCTGCCTGGTGAGGGGCGGCCACGAGATCATCCTCGCTGCCTTCGACAACTTCAAGGAG GTCTGCAAGGAGAAGCACCGCTTCGAGCGGCTGATGGACTACTTCCGCAACGAGGACAGCAGCATCGACTTCATG GTCGCCTGCATGCAGTTCATCAACATCGTGGTGCACTCAGTGGAGGACATGAACTTCCGTGTCCATCTCCAGTACGAGTTCACCAAGTTGGGGCTGGAGGAGTTCCTGCAG AAGTCAAGGCACACGGAGAGTGAGAAGCTGCAGGTGCAGATCCAAGCGTACCTGGACAATGTCTTCGATGTgggggggctgctggaggaCGCTGAGACCAAGAACGTGGCCCTGGAGAaggtggaggagctggaggagcatcTGTCCCAC CTGACGGAGAAGCTGCTGGACCTGGAGAACGAGAACATGATGCGGGTGGcggagctggagaagcagctgctgcagcgggagaaggagctggaggtggtgaag GAGACCTACGAGCACACGAGCCACCAAGTGCACACGCTGCGGCGGATGATCAAGGAGAAGGACGAGGCTTTCCGGCGGCGCTACGGCGCCGAGCTGCCCCCCGTGCCGGGCGCCgagctcccccccccgcccgagCCCGAGCCCCCGGAGGAGGCACTGCGGGTCCCCGTCCTGCCCCCCGTGGAGGCtgcgccccccccaccccccccgccgcctcccctgccaccccctGCGCCCCCACTCCCAG GCAagtgcccccccgccccaccgcTGCCGGGGGCTTCGCCCTCCATCGCCCTGACCGTCGGGCTCTCGG CCATCCGGATCAAGAAGCCCATCAAGACCAAGTTCCGACTGCCCGTCTTCAACTGGACGGCGCTGAAGCCCAACCAGATCAGCGGGACGGTGTTCAGCGAGCTGGACGATGAGCGGGTGCTGGAG GACCTTGACCTGGAGCGCTTCGAGGAGCTCTTCAAGACCAAGGCGCAAGGTCCGGCCCTCGACCTCGTCTGCGCCAAGAGCAAGGCGTCGCAGAAGGCGGCCAGCAAGGTGACGCTGCTGGAAGCCAACCGCGCCAAGAACCTGGCCATCACCCTGCGCAAGGCGGGCCGCGGCACCGAGGAGATCTGCCGGGCCATCCACAC GTTTGACCTGGCGACGCTGCCGGTGGACTTTGTGGAGTGCCTGATGCGGTTCCTGCCGACGGAGGCGGAGGTGAAGGCGCTGCGGCAGTACGAGCGGGAGCGCAAGCCGCTGGAGGAGCTGGCGGACGAGGATCGCTTCATGCTGCAGTTCAGCAAGGTGGAGCGGCTGCCCCAGCGCATGGCCATCATGGCCTTCCTCGGCAACTTCGCCGAAAACCTCCAGATGCTGACGCCG cagcTCAATGCCATCATTGCGGCCTCGGCCTCTGTCAAGTCCTCCCAGAAGCTGAAGCACATGTTGGAG atcaTCTTAGCGCTGGGCAACTACATGAACAGCAGCAAACGCGGCGCCGTCTACGGCTTCAAACTGCAGAGCCTGGACCTG ctccTGGACACCAAATCGACGGACAGGAAGATGACGCTGCTGCATTTCATCGCGCTGACGGTGCGGGAGAAGTACCCCGAGCTGGCGACCTTCTGGCAGGAGCTGCATTTCGTGGAGAAGGCATCTGCAG TGTCCCTGGAGAACGTGCTGCTGGACGTGAAGGAGCTGGGCCGGGGGATGGAGCTGCTGCGGCGGGAGTGTGGGCTGCACGAGAACAGCGTCCTGCGCGCCTTCCTGGCCACCAGCGAAGGCAAGCTGGAGCGGCTGCAGAAGGACGCACGGACGGCCGAG GATGCCTACAACACGGTGGTGCGGTATTTTGGCGAGAGCCCCAAGACAACCCCCCCGTCCGTCTTCTTCCCGGTCTTTGTCCGGTTCATCCGCTCCTACAAG GATGCGGAGCAGGAGAACGAGACACggaagaagcaggaggaggtgatgcGGGAGAAGCTGCTGGCGCAGGAGGCtaagaagcaggagaag
- the FMNL3 gene encoding formin-like protein 3 isoform X2, translating into MGNVESADGEALPRGPGAAAAAAPGSPGLLAPGKMPMPEPCELEERFALVLSSMNLPPDKARLLRQYDNEKKWDLICDQERFQVKSPPHAYIQKLHSFLEPGVTRKKFRRRVQESTKVLRELEISLRTNHIGWVREFLNDENKGLDVLVNYLSFAQCAVMLDFEGLEGCEDGALEKLRPWSRSIEDLQHPSALPAPFASSLARSARQTALRYGTLPSRRALKNSRLVSQKDDVHLCIMCLRAIMNYQYGFNLVMSHPHAVNEIALSLNNKNPRTKALVLELLAAVCLVRGGHEIILAAFDNFKEVCKEKHRFERLMDYFRNEDSSIDFMVACMQFINIVVHSVEDMNFRVHLQYEFTKLGLEEFLQSRHTESEKLQVQIQAYLDNVFDVGGLLEDAETKNVALEKVEELEEHLSHLTEKLLDLENENMMRVAELEKQLLQREKELEVVKETYEHTSHQVHTLRRMIKEKDEAFRRRYGAELPPVPGAELPPPPEPEPPEEALRVPVLPPVEAAPPPPPPPPPLPPPAPPLPGKCPPAPPLPGASPSIALTVGLSAIRIKKPIKTKFRLPVFNWTALKPNQISGTVFSELDDERVLEDLDLERFEELFKTKAQGPALDLVCAKSKASQKAASKVTLLEANRAKNLAITLRKAGRGTEEICRAIHTFDLATLPVDFVECLMRFLPTEAEVKALRQYERERKPLEELADEDRFMLQFSKVERLPQRMAIMAFLGNFAENLQMLTPQLNAIIAASASVKSSQKLKHMLEIILALGNYMNSSKRGAVYGFKLQSLDLLLDTKSTDRKMTLLHFIALTVREKYPELATFWQELHFVEKASAVSLENVLLDVKELGRGMELLRRECGLHENSVLRAFLATSEGKLERLQKDARTAEDAYNTVVRYFGESPKTTPPSVFFPVFVRFIRSYKDAEQENETRKKQEEVMREKLLAQEAKKQEKRNKWQQQELIAELRRRQAKDHRPVYEGKDGTIEDIITALKSVPFTARTAKRGSRFFCDPSHHDESSC; encoded by the exons ATGGGGAACGTGGAGAGCGCGGACGGGGAGGCGCTGCCCCGGGGCCcaggcgcggcggcggcggcggccccggggagccccgggcTGCTCGCCCCGGGCAAGATGCCGATGCCGGAGCCCTGCGAGCTGGAGGAACGCTTCGCCTTGGTGCTG agCTCCATGAACCTGCCCCCGGACAAAGCCCGGCTCCTGCGCCAGTACGACAACGAGAAGAAGTGGGACCTCATCTGCGACCag gAGCGGTTCCAGGTGAAGAGCCCCCCCCACGCCTACATCCAGAAGCTGCACAGCTTCCTGGAGCCGGGGGTCACGCGGaag AAGTTCAGGAGGAGGGTGCAGGAGTCGACCAAGGTCCTGCGCGAGCTGGAGATCAGCCTGAGGACAAACCACATCGG GTGGGTGCGCGAGTTCCTCAACGATGAGAACAAGGGGCTGGACGTGCTGGTGAACTACCTGTCCTTCGCCCAGTGCGCCGTCAT GTTGGATTTTGAGGGCCTGGAAGGCTGCGAGGACGGCGCGCTGGAAAAGCTGCGCCCCTGGAGCAGGTCCATCGAGGATCTGCAGCACCCCagcgccctgcccgccccctTCGCCAGCAGCCTTGCCCGCTCTGCCCGCCAGACTGCCCTACG CTACGGCACGCTGCCGAGCCGCAGGGCGCTGAAGAACTCGCGCCTGGTGAGCCAGAAGGATGACGTCCACCTCTGCATCATGTGTCTCCGGGCCATCATGAACTACCAG TACGGCTTCAACCTGGTGATGTCACATCCCCACGCCGTCAATGAGATCGCCCTGAGCCTCAATAACAAGAACCCGag GACGAAGGCgctggtgctggagctgctggcagccgtCTGCCTGGTGAGGGGCGGCCACGAGATCATCCTCGCTGCCTTCGACAACTTCAAGGAG GTCTGCAAGGAGAAGCACCGCTTCGAGCGGCTGATGGACTACTTCCGCAACGAGGACAGCAGCATCGACTTCATG GTCGCCTGCATGCAGTTCATCAACATCGTGGTGCACTCAGTGGAGGACATGAACTTCCGTGTCCATCTCCAGTACGAGTTCACCAAGTTGGGGCTGGAGGAGTTCCTGCAG TCAAGGCACACGGAGAGTGAGAAGCTGCAGGTGCAGATCCAAGCGTACCTGGACAATGTCTTCGATGTgggggggctgctggaggaCGCTGAGACCAAGAACGTGGCCCTGGAGAaggtggaggagctggaggagcatcTGTCCCAC CTGACGGAGAAGCTGCTGGACCTGGAGAACGAGAACATGATGCGGGTGGcggagctggagaagcagctgctgcagcgggagaaggagctggaggtggtgaag GAGACCTACGAGCACACGAGCCACCAAGTGCACACGCTGCGGCGGATGATCAAGGAGAAGGACGAGGCTTTCCGGCGGCGCTACGGCGCCGAGCTGCCCCCCGTGCCGGGCGCCgagctcccccccccgcccgagCCCGAGCCCCCGGAGGAGGCACTGCGGGTCCCCGTCCTGCCCCCCGTGGAGGCtgcgccccccccaccccccccgccgcctcccctgccaccccctGCGCCCCCACTCCCAG GCAagtgcccccccgccccaccgcTGCCGGGGGCTTCGCCCTCCATCGCCCTGACCGTCGGGCTCTCGG CCATCCGGATCAAGAAGCCCATCAAGACCAAGTTCCGACTGCCCGTCTTCAACTGGACGGCGCTGAAGCCCAACCAGATCAGCGGGACGGTGTTCAGCGAGCTGGACGATGAGCGGGTGCTGGAG GACCTTGACCTGGAGCGCTTCGAGGAGCTCTTCAAGACCAAGGCGCAAGGTCCGGCCCTCGACCTCGTCTGCGCCAAGAGCAAGGCGTCGCAGAAGGCGGCCAGCAAGGTGACGCTGCTGGAAGCCAACCGCGCCAAGAACCTGGCCATCACCCTGCGCAAGGCGGGCCGCGGCACCGAGGAGATCTGCCGGGCCATCCACAC GTTTGACCTGGCGACGCTGCCGGTGGACTTTGTGGAGTGCCTGATGCGGTTCCTGCCGACGGAGGCGGAGGTGAAGGCGCTGCGGCAGTACGAGCGGGAGCGCAAGCCGCTGGAGGAGCTGGCGGACGAGGATCGCTTCATGCTGCAGTTCAGCAAGGTGGAGCGGCTGCCCCAGCGCATGGCCATCATGGCCTTCCTCGGCAACTTCGCCGAAAACCTCCAGATGCTGACGCCG cagcTCAATGCCATCATTGCGGCCTCGGCCTCTGTCAAGTCCTCCCAGAAGCTGAAGCACATGTTGGAG atcaTCTTAGCGCTGGGCAACTACATGAACAGCAGCAAACGCGGCGCCGTCTACGGCTTCAAACTGCAGAGCCTGGACCTG ctccTGGACACCAAATCGACGGACAGGAAGATGACGCTGCTGCATTTCATCGCGCTGACGGTGCGGGAGAAGTACCCCGAGCTGGCGACCTTCTGGCAGGAGCTGCATTTCGTGGAGAAGGCATCTGCAG TGTCCCTGGAGAACGTGCTGCTGGACGTGAAGGAGCTGGGCCGGGGGATGGAGCTGCTGCGGCGGGAGTGTGGGCTGCACGAGAACAGCGTCCTGCGCGCCTTCCTGGCCACCAGCGAAGGCAAGCTGGAGCGGCTGCAGAAGGACGCACGGACGGCCGAG GATGCCTACAACACGGTGGTGCGGTATTTTGGCGAGAGCCCCAAGACAACCCCCCCGTCCGTCTTCTTCCCGGTCTTTGTCCGGTTCATCCGCTCCTACAAG GATGCGGAGCAGGAGAACGAGACACggaagaagcaggaggaggtgatgcGGGAGAAGCTGCTGGCGCAGGAGGCtaagaagcaggagaag